A genome region from Camelina sativa cultivar DH55 chromosome 10, Cs, whole genome shotgun sequence includes the following:
- the LOC104717092 gene encoding transcription factor bHLH69-like, with the protein MNSSSLLTPSSSSSPHFQSPATFDHDDFLHHIFSSTPWPSSVLDEAPTPTPDCAAVPGFHHHDVDSRNQITMIPLSHNHNDALFNGFSTGSLPFQLPQGSGGQTQSPATASTTTGGTTAPTQTKPKVRARRGQATDPHSIAERLRRERIAERMKSLQELVPNGNKTDKASMLDEIIDYVKFLQLQVKVLSMSRLGGAASVSSQISEDAGGSHENTSSSGENQTAKMTEHQVAKLMEEDMGSAMQYLQGKGLCLMPISLATTISTATCPSRNPFVKDTGVPLSPNLSTTTIANGSGSSLVTVKDAPTVSKP; encoded by the exons atgaactcttcctctcttctaactccttcatcttcttcttctcctcatttCCAATCTCCCGCAACATTCGACCACGATGACTTCCTCCACCACATCTTCTCCTCAACTCCTTGGCCCTCCTCCGTCCTCGATGAAGCTCCTACACCTACACCCGATTGTGCCGCCGTCCCTGGATTTCACCACCACGACGTCGATTCAAGAAACCAGATCACTATGATTCCTCTGTCTCATAACCATAACGACGCTCTCTTCAATGGCTTCTCCACTGGATCTCTCCCTTTCCAACTCCCTCAG gGATCGGGAGGTCAAACACAATCGCCGGCCACGGCGTCAACAACCACCGGGGGTACTACGGCGCCGACTCAGACTAAGCCTAAAGTCCGAGCTAGGAGAGGTCAAGCCACTGATCCACACAGTATCGCCGAACgg TTACGAAGAGAGAGAATAGCGGAGAGAATGAAATCTCTTCAAGAACTTGTCCCTAATGGCAACAag ACAGACAAAGCATCAATGCTCGATGAGATTATCGATTATGTCAAGTTCTTACAGCTCCAAGTCAAG GTACTAAGCATGAGTAGACTGGGAGGTGCTGCTTCTGTTTCTTCTCAAATTTCTGAG GATGCCGGTGGATCCCACGAAAACACCTCATCCTCCGGCGAGAATCAGACGGCGAAGATGACGGAGCACCAAGTGGCAAAGCTAATGGAAGAGGACATGGGATCGGCCATGCAATATCTACAGGGGAAAGGTCTTTGCCTAATGCCAATCTCTTTAGCTACCACAATCTCCACCGCCACGTGTCCATCTCGTAACCCTTTCGTTAAAGATACCGGCGTTCCTTTGTCTCCTAACCTATCCACTACAACAATTGCTAACGGTAGTGGTTCGTCGTTGGTCACCGTTAAAGACGCTCCTACCGTTTCCAAGCCGTGA
- the LOC104717093 gene encoding peroxidase 46-like — translation MYVPKFFSHYRSSFSPICVPFLLVKFFSFELLLYILCTRQNIIDTDFSLDQMIDAFSSKGLSIQDLVVLSGAHTIGASHCNAFNGRFKQDSKGSFELIDASLDKSYAKTLMNKCSSSESSSLTVSNDPETSSTFDNQYYRNQETHKGLFQTDSALMEDDRTRKMVEALKTFLLCN, via the exons ATGTACGTCCCTAAGTTCTTTTCTCATTATCGTTCTTCATTTTCTCCAATTTGTGTTCCTTTTCTCTTAGttaaattcttttcttttgaacttCTCCTTTACATTCTGTGTACCAGACAGAACATAATCGACACAGATTTCAGTCTTGACCAAATGATCGATGCCTTCTCTTCTAAAGGCTTGTCTATTCAAGATCTCGTCGTTCTCTCTG GAGCACACACGATTGGGGCTTCGCATTGCAACGCATTCAATGGAAGATTTAAACAAGACTCAAAAGGAAGTTTCGAGCTAATCGACGCGTCTCTCGACAAGTCATACGCAAAGACACTAATGAACAAATGTTCGTCCTCAGAATCGTCGTCATTGACGGTGAGCAACGATCCAGAGACATCTTCGACATTCGATAATCAGTACTATAGGAATCAGGAGACGCACAAGGGTTTGTTTCAAACGGATTCTGCGCTGATGGAGGATGATCGAACGAGGAAGATGGTGGAGGCACTGAAAACATTTCTGCTTTGTAATTAA